GCACTTCAATCGAATGCAGCCAGCTCTCGTATGCGCTCTGTGCCCATGCGCGCACGATCGGTGCGGACGACGTACGTCCGTAGTCGACTCTTGAAAGCATCAGTGAGATAAAGTCGTATTTTTTGTCCTGCTCATATTTGATGAAGCTCTTCGACACGTCTGAAAACAGTCGCCAGAACGACAGCGAGCTGATGAAATCCAGGTTTTCCGGAACCATTGGCATGACCATCGCATCGGCCGCCAGGAGTGCATTCAGGTTCAGGTACGACAGCGAAGGCGACGTATCCATCAGGATGTAGTCGTAACGTTTGCGTAGCGGCTCAAGACCCTGCCGAAGTACCGTCCAGAACCGGAACCCTGGCTTCATCTTCTGCATCGCGGGCAGATGGAACTCGGCACCAATCAGTTCCGTGTGCGCCGGAATCACGTCAAGCCCATCCCAGTACGTCGACTGAACCCTTGCTTCCAGACCGCCGTCGACTTCCTGATCGTAGATGTACGGCAGCACGGTGTCGTCCGGCGTGACGTCCTTTTCTGCGTACAACCCGCACAGTTCAGATAGCGAGGCTTGTGGGTCGAGATCGACGACAAGCACCTTGCGCCCACGCAACGTCAGCCCCTGTGCAAGGCACATGGTTGTGG
This region of Paraburkholderia terrae genomic DNA includes:
- a CDS encoding ParA family protein — protein: MVKTSQLPAVDRTVPLEQISQFAERVSIFTDELRDTILAPRPRKAAPVFKTGEIAEMCNISHSQVQYLATKSDGELPPGTAAGTGRTRTFTLEEARIWVQKVSDIYQTPLVTGTREPEGKIVITAQLKGGSAKTTTTMCLAQGLTLRGRKVLVVDLDPQASLSELCGLYAEKDVTPDDTVLPYIYDQEVDGGLEARVQSTYWDGLDVIPAHTELIGAEFHLPAMQKMKPGFRFWTVLRQGLEPLRKRYDYILMDTSPSLSYLNLNALLAADAMVMPMVPENLDFISSLSFWRLFSDVSKSFIKYEQDKKYDFISLMLSRVDYGRTSSAPIVRAWAQSAYESWLHSIEVPASSVMSTGALAFSTVFDVSSTHSAAKSLQRVRQPLVDYCRWVDEIYAEKWRNAQ